ATTTCTCAGTCTGTGCCCCAAGAACAGGCCTTGACACACACAGGATAACATTTTTCTGGGGGGACCATGTGAAGCTGCCGCAAGGCTGTCATATCCTCTGCATTAGTCCTTGAATTGTCACAGGGATGCTTTGAAGTCCAAATATAGTAATAATTCCTGTACTTTCACATCCTTCCATCACTTCCCTGCTCTCTGGAAGGGGTGCTTCTATAAAGATGTCTCTGGTTTGGGCAGAGCAGGCACCAGGTTTGCCTGCAGAGAGTGAAAGTTTCCCATGGCTCTCCCAGCTTCCTCCCTTGTAGCACAAGtaggctggtgctgtgctgcgTGACTGCCTGCTCCATGGTGACAACGCAGCACTTGGGGCAGGGACAAGTCCAGCTGCATCTTCAAGGAAGAGCAACAGCATAAGAGACTACAGCCCAAAACTGGGAACATCTAGGAAAAACTGGGCTCAAAGAGAAGGGAGGGGACCCAAGCTATGGAAGATCTCAGGCCTCTCCCAGGTCTTCCAGCAACTGTTGGGTGCTCATCCTGCTAGAACTGTGCATAAAACATGAGCAGAGTCCCCTGGGACTGCTCATGGAGCAAGGGAGGCAATACCCTTTGCCTGTGAGGAAACCTCTCATCCTGGAAGAGAGCAGCAGGTGAAGGTTGGGGACACCTTAGCCAAGCACAAGGGGGATTGTGGTGGGATAAATCCACGTAAAATATCAgggcagaaggacagaggagccCAAGAAGGATTTAATtacaaggagctgtgctgctggcagatggAGGCCCCTGGCAGATGTAAGAGGGAGTAATGGCAGAAAACACCTCCATGACTGAgtccctgctgtgtgctgaccAACAAGAAGGGTTGCTGATGAGGCTGCAGTcagaggggtgcagggaggCAGCTTACCCCCAATTTCGTGGTGTgagagcagcttggggagccaccagcagctgctggactGCAAGCAGCCGTGGTGGAACCAACCCCAAGAGGGAAGAACACCCACAGGGAGGTTGGTTGCCAGCTTCCCCTGGCACAGTGATGGGAGCAGCCTAACTCAGAGCAGGATGTGCATGACCCAGAGACAACCCCATTACCCCAAACTGCTGAAAATTCATTGCtgtttcaccaccctcagcAGTTTCACCTGCTGATTGAGCATGAATGTTTCCCCCTGTGTTTTGGGGACGGAAGAAGCTTTACTTCTGTGAGATAGCCACAAAGTTCAGGTTCCTGGGGCTGGTGTGATATAGTGCAGGGAAGAGGAGCTTGCAGCAGCTAAGGTTTGAACACTTATTTGTTTGCATACTCAAGGGCTCTTTGGGGGGGCCAGGAGAACCCTCTGAGTAAGAGCCCTATCAGCCCCAGCCTCAGGAAGGGGTAGTGGGACTGAGGTGCTATGGGGAAGCATCTGCCCCCAGtgtgctccctcctcccctACCACAGAAACCTGCCCTGCTTCCCCAGCCTGCACCCCAGCCCTCGCCTCAGGAGCCTAACCCTGCTCTGGTGCCTGCAGGGTTCTCAGCTGCAGCTTCCACACAACAAGGGTTAGATATTTGAAATAGACCCTCTTAGCAAAGGTTTCCTTTGGACTCTTTTGAGAGGGGTAAATGCTGTGATTGCAAACAGGTTATGTGTATGGTTCCAAAATGGGAAGGATATGTGGGCAAGAAACAACCAGCTCATCCCCTTGGTGTATGTGGCAGtgcctttatttaattttgactTCTGTTTGCTGAGCACAAATTACTAAACCCCCCCTACCCTTCTTATACATACAGTGAAAATTATACACATCTTTGACCGTTTTTCTTTCTAAGGAAAaggtaaattaaaaaatcctaatAAATGTATATGAAACTTGAACCCCATCTGCCTAGATATACCCTATTAGCTAGAAAAGCAGCATCAAACTGTGCAGAAAGCTCTTTTTTACCAACATGCTTTAATGATAAATGCACAATGAAAACCCTTTCCCTGGAAGAGCTAAGCACCAAAAGGCAAACCAGGCTAGATGAgattatttaaaacaaagccTCCTGAGCACTACATCCTGCAATTGAAGGTGCAGGCTGCGGTCAGGAAGGACAGGCGAGGCCATGTCCCTCTGAGGGGATGAGCGAGGGGGAACAGACAAATGATGCCCTGCAGGctcaggttttggggtgcaTTACAGCACACCACTTCTGGGAATGGCAGCCTCCACAACCTGATGTCTCATTCCAAATTTCATTAGGTTTGACACTTAATTACTCCCTGTTTTGCTGGTCCTAggttaaatatattttccaaaGATATTGGTGCATTACTGGTGGTCAGCTGAACCATGGGTTTGGTTTTCGTGCTCTGGTTTATGACACCTTTGCACCATACAGCAAATATCCCCAGGACAGACAACTCAATGTCTCCAAAGCCCTTATTTTTTATTGTGAGGGGTGATTTGTTTCCAGTATCAAAACAGGAGCCATCATACCTGACATCACACAGCTAAAATACAGGAGAAAGACCACATTCATGTACATGAACAACTGGCTTTTCTTTGCAAGAAAAAACACCTATGCAGCCAAACAGAGTTGCATTTGCCCAGCCACAGAGAGAAGCATTTGCTCACTGCTACAAACCAGTGTCAGAGCTAAAGGCCGTTCTCCTTTACATGGGACAGGATCTGGTGTAGGAATCTGGCAGTGCTCCCAAGTCAGGCCACATTCATAGGGGAACCTGGTGTGACAGCAAATGAAGGCTGAgccccctcctgctgcttcctatGGACAGAATGCTTCATCTGGCTGTGTTGCAGCCGTAGCTGCAACACAGCTGCAAGGCTTGTTATTTCACCTGCTTGTTTTATCACCTGCTGAGAGGCTTGTTATTTCAGATTGTGGTCTGAGCTGCAGATGGGCCAGCTGTCACAAAGATAGTTTTTGTGACAGTTCTGTTTATAGCATATAAACGTTTATATGGTTCCATTTTGCTCCCATCTGCCAAAGGTTTCCTGTTCTCTTGGCCACCAAGCCTCAGTTGGGTCCCACATGTCAAGGGCAGGCCCCCAACCCTTTCTGCCCCTCTGGGATAACCTTTGAGGTACAGAGATGGTTTCCAAAGAGCTTGGTGCTTCTCCAGAGAGGAGAAGGTGAGGACTAACTCACAGGATGACTTTGCAAGGAGGGGACATAACAGAGGAGGTCCAGTGCGTGTTGAGGATCAGGGAGTTCCTGACCTGCCGCCCCCCCAGCATGGCAAAGGACCAGTTTGAGCTGTGCTCCTGGCTGTCACAGGCAGAGGAGTGCTCCTggcccctgctccagcagcagccacagctttgcaTCATCCTACCCAGCGCCACCCTGAACCGTTCGCCAGCAAAGACATAGAGGAAGGGGTTGaggcagctgtggaggaaggcgATGATCTGGGTGACCTGCAGCCCGATGTCCAGCTGGTTGGCAGCCTGACAACTGTGCACCACCTCCATGTAGGTGTTGATGGCTTTGACCAACAAAACAATATTGTATGGGAACTGAGAGAGGAGGAAAGCGGTGAGGATCATGGTGATGATCTTCAGTGACTTCTGCTTTTGAAATCTTTTGGCCTGTAGGAGGGTGTTGATGATAAGGGCATAACAAATCACCATGACAATGAGCGGGAGGAAGAATCCTATGATGACTTTCAAGGCCAGAACCGTAACACTGAAGATCACACTGACATTTGGTGGGTACATAATTTTGCAAACTGTTACGTCACCCACCTGTGTGCTCTGGCTATAAATGAGTTCTGGGATGCACAGGCTCACAGATGTCAGCCAGACAGCCAGGCACATGAGCCTGCTGCGCAGGAGCCGCCTTCGCTTACTAGTTTTAGCTTTCATGGCTTGGACTACAGTGATGTACCTGTCAAAGCTGATGCAGGTTAGAAGCAAGCTGCAGCCATAGAAGTTGATCTTATACATGCTGTTGACAACTTTGCACATGAAGTCCTTAAAGATCCATCCATCGGAAGCAGCCTTGGCCCAGAAGGGGAAGGTGAAAAGGAGTAGGAGGTCAGCGATGGCCAGGTGCAACAGGTACAGATCCATCATGCTCCTCCTGAAGTGGTATTTGCAATAGACAAGCACGACCAAGGTGTTGCCCACAGTGCCCACAGTGAAGATGAGCCATAAAAACACTGGCAGGAAGGCTTGAGCAAACTGCCTGACCTGCCTCTTGTCACACATGAAGTCTGTGCTGTTCACTGGGTtctcacacagggacagcaccacGCTGTCATTCCTGTAGTAATCCAGGCCACTCTTGCCAGGATGTGTGACCTGCAATAGGACATCTAGTAAATTTGTGTTGAGAGGCTCAGTAAAATGTGCATTTACCCCTCTCCACCAGATGCAATTAAAATGCTTAATTTAttccatttaaataaaaaagtgcAAAGGATGCCAGTGAAACAGGTAATTTCAGACTGCTTGGAGTGTGCAGCACAGCAAGAGATTTATAAAAATGACCCATTTAGTGAAAAACTCACAAAAGAGCAGTTCAGGACATCCAGACAACTTCAGTTATTAAAATGGCAGGTGGTGAAAGCATTATGTCCGTCAGACAATTCAAACCATGGGTTGCTTGGTTTCAAATACATAACAAAAGGCAAAATGCCCAGCTTGGAAAGAGGTGGAGAAGCCTTTGTGTTTCTGCTATGTTGGGATGGTACCAGTTGCTTGAAAGAGGCAGAAAACTGATGGAGACAAAGAcggggggggaaggaaaaggagatgaaCAGCAACATAGTTG
This Haemorhous mexicanus isolate bHaeMex1 chromosome 1, bHaeMex1.pri, whole genome shotgun sequence DNA region includes the following protein-coding sequences:
- the CCR9 gene encoding C-C chemokine receptor type 9, whose product is MAAASVVTHPGKSGLDYYRNDSVVLSLCENPVNSTDFMCDKRQVRQFAQAFLPVFLWLIFTVGTVGNTLVVLVYCKYHFRRSMMDLYLLHLAIADLLLLFTFPFWAKAASDGWIFKDFMCKVVNSMYKINFYGCSLLLTCISFDRYITVVQAMKAKTSKRRRLLRSRLMCLAVWLTSVSLCIPELIYSQSTQVGDVTVCKIMYPPNVSVIFSVTVLALKVIIGFFLPLIVMVICYALIINTLLQAKRFQKQKSLKIITMILTAFLLSQFPYNIVLLVKAINTYMEVVHSCQAANQLDIGLQVTQIIAFLHSCLNPFLYVFAGERFRVALGRMMQSCGCCWSRGQEHSSACDSQEHSSNWSFAMLGGRQVRNSLILNTHWTSSVMSPPCKVIL